ATCCAGGGGGTTCTGGTTGCGGgtcaaaacaaacattgtttttgacCTTCTGTGTCATTCGCCGTTACATCATCTGAGCTGCAGCCGGTTCTTGGAATCAGAAAATGGTCCTTGGAATAACGAGGGATCCTTTCCCAATGAGATGGACAACAGCAGTGATCGGAGGCTGCTGCTGAGTAACGTAATCGCTTAGTTTTTTTGGGCTGGGTAATGTGGCAAAACAGATCAGGGTTGCCCATTTAAAGCAATTAAAAGGATTAACATGGCTCAGGAGAATGAATGCATGTGGGACAAAACAGCATCAAGGATTCACTTTAATTCCCTGGGTGCAGATGTTTGGTTGtcttgcttttttgtttaaGGATTAAACAAACTGTGACTTGTACAAGCATTCCTACTTCGaagacattttgtcacatgagAAAGCAAAAACTTTCTTGAATTTGATTGATGCTTTATGTGACTGACACACAAAGTACTGTATAATCCTGAAGTTGAGTGACAGTGGATATCAATTTCCAAGTCGCAGATTCTCAATTAGAATTTGGTTTGGACGTTGACTGCATAGGAGCGCTGGTTACGTGAGTTGCTCCGTTAGAAGGTGAAGGTGGTTGGTGCTATCCATCAACAGTAACCAGTATCTCCACAGTATGTTtctgtcaccaccatgtttgttCATGTAGAAAGCTTTTGCATCCATTACATGAGAGACAAACTGCAGATAGAACCTCTTATGGCTTCCTTATTGCCTCTTAACTATTAGTTGTTCCATCCACATCTTGTAACACCGGAGCTGTGAAGTTCTCCATCTCCTCCAGTTGCAACGTATGTCTTGGGTTTTTCTCTGATTATTGGTCTCCTTGCCCATGCTTTCACTTTAGAGTTATTCTTTAACTTACTAGTGTGTACCctgtttttttaacttgttttttttatgtttctattctctaatgttctccaacaaacgtCTGAGGAACATCTGGCTTTGGCTGCAGGGGatttggttgcactggattgtATTTAGTgatatcagagtaaaggagggtttatatttgtaaaatatgctGAAAACCACAAATTGACCTTCTACTTGAAATTTGTGATCTACTCTGTgttagtctatcacataaaattccccAAAACATCACCGACCTTGGTCTGGAGGGTCTGGATCCCAGGCCGCCCACAGCTGGACGATGAAGAACGGTGACCAGCAGACGGTATAGACCAACACTATGACCAGGGTCATCCTCACTGTCTTGGACATTGCCTTGGTGATGCTGGGGACTGGAGTGACCTGATGTGGAGGGGGGGCATAGTCCAGGGAGCAGCGGGCGGAGTTGGCACAGGACTCCCGGAAATCTGAGCCGTTCTGTATTTGCTCCTGCATCAGTGTTGTGGCTGCTGTCTGATGTTCGCCGCAGCAGCTACTATACTGAATAACAGACGGCACATAGTCGTAATGTTCTCCCACTTTGCAGTCGTGGGCGTCATTGTCCTTCAGGAGCcgtcctcctccttctctcccgGTCGCCTGTCTTCCCCTCTCCCCCTCTCGCTCATCCTCCTTCCTGAGGCCCTGGAAGCGAAGAAGGATTTCACTCCTCTTGAGCTCGGCCATCATTATCCTCTCTGACTTCAAGTAGATGTTGTTGTGGATCTCCCGGAAGATTCTTATCTGAAACACAGGATTTGCAGCAGCAGATTAATGCAAGGAAACCAGATGAGTTTTATAAACGCCACGTGccagaagaaagagaaagaattaGAACACTGAAAGGACGTAAAAACGAAACTGTTGGCATCATTTGTCTACATTAAAAACTGACTGAAACGTTTTAGTAGCATCACTAAACAGGTTTATATCTTCACTGCCTTAGAGAAAGGTGATCATTAAATTTTACTACAGTGTAATGTTTATCGAGCTCTTTCTAACCACTCAATCTCTTGCTTCTGTTCAACTTTTCCTTTAAAGAGAAATCTGAAACCCATTTTAGAGGGATTTTATGATCTCTAATTCAACGCTACCTCCAAGGTTATGGATCTAATTAGCCAAACGTTACTATCGGACTCCCTTCGTTCAGcattttttcaggttttgatCATATCTTCCTAAATACAGTGGCTCTCAAAAGTGCGCACTTTCCTGTGACGTAAAAAACGAGGTCGCGATGAATAATTTCCTGTGATTTTCCACCTCTAACGTGAAATTTTTGTCCAACTGAACTTAAGCCgacaagaggaaaaaatataaatatatatatacagtatataaactGCAATAACCTGGTTGCGTAAATGTGGACACCCTTAAACTGTCATGTTCcgagtttttctgtgtatttatttattgttttctgtgtttctgagtcTCCGtgctgtcctgtcctccccttgattgttccctggtgtgtctcgtttccttgattaccctctgtgtatttaactccacctgtgtgccttgttcctcgtcgggtcctcgtctaatgtcTTCAGTCAGTTGTGTCAGTCCATTCGTTTGCTCCgttgctacctgtgttgagccctTGTTTCCGGCTCAGCAGTGCTGCGGTTTTGGACTTTTGGATTTTGGTTTGCCTATTctcaccattaaaatcatcattttcatttctaccTGGCTCTCAAGCGTCTGCCTCATCACCACCTACATCGCAGCTTTATGACATAAACAAATATGCTGTTGGAATGTGTTTTGATACTTTCTCAGAATTGAGTCTAAGTCCACACCTATTAACAATAATTTTGAATCTGATTAACCTGAAACAAATTTCAGTTGTCCCAGTGTGCTTTTCATGTCTTCTACATATTTCAGCTAAAACCATAGATAGCAGAGAGGCTACAGGATCAGGAGAATCTCATTGTTTGGAGGTACCAACTGTGACACAATGAAGCCAGCCATCAGTAACTgggaaaaagaaagtaaacagtaaaattacaaaaatggaaatttctCCAAAACTACCAAAGGAGATAGTTAGGCGGCCATTGGGAGCTCAACAGCAGGGTAGGAGTAAAGGTTTAGGTCAAGGGTTGTAGAGCCGTGAAAGAGAAACCTTTTCTTCAGGCAAAAAAAACTCTCAAACCTGCAACTCCCATGCAACTATGTATTACGatctaaagaaattaaacttaaaGTATTGGAATTGGGACACAATTCCAAAATGTGTGCTAGACAACACAGATCATCTCCAAAAGAAGCCCACACCCACGGTGAAACGTGGTAGTGGCAGTATTCTGGTCCAGGGTTAATTTTGGCTAAGTTCACAATTGAAGTGACtcaattcttattttttgtcagatcgctttttttttttttggcgtggccgttcacacttccaaatatacGCAACCCGTATGTGTGTTCTCCAGTGTGAACTGCAAACAACCTAAaatgtcccgcatgcgcagtaaaGGGCGCAATAACATGCGAGCATGCTCACtgttttgccaaccgccatgaaaaagaaagaagagccCAATGTTTGCTAACAGTAGAGCACACCTTacgattttgaagttgttgtccgaccggagccagcacattaacaacttaatcctcattatagtcCGTCATagctgttatttttcttcccgcttgcgcgcatcaggacgcagaataatgacgtttgtcgagtatcagtgacgttcaggTCAGATGAACGCGACCTGGACTTTAGGTCACATCTAAATCGGGACGTTTCGGATGTCAAGTGGCCAGAGtcgcattaaaaataaaaaataaaaaacgagctgtgttgttcagactatCATGAAAGATCAGGTACAGGTCGCATTacgttaaaaaaacaaaaaaaaaaaatcagaatttggTCACTTCatgctgcagtgtgaacgcagcctttGATCAGATGGAACTAAGAATTTTATTAAGTTGTGTAAAGGTCTCAATAGTTCCAAATACCTGTCAGCTCTGCTTCAAACCTCCTGCTGTCTGCTGGAAGCTAAGGATAAAGAGCAATTTTAGTTTAGTTCTTAAAGAATTACTTTTGGTGATGAAAATTAAATTGTCTCTTAAGTTTAGTTTTTGACTCTAAATTAACCATTCCGACAATCAGCATGATTACCTAAAAGAAGGCAGTGGGTAGGAGATTTCCTTACATTCTGACAGACCTGGAGGACGGTACATGGCAGAATGGGCAAATATTGTCATGTCAAGAAGTAAGATGTTGACAGACTCATactaaagaaaactgaacactgagtcaaaatgtgttttagcaAAGTGTTAGTTTAGGGCGGTTTGcacctttttaatatttttctgtctcGGATATTAATTTGTCTCTCAGTTACATTGTAAAGAATAATCTATTTTATGTGGAAACAATGGAAATGTGACctcatttttaaatgacaaacacaaacacctaGTGTTTTGACAAACACCTAATGCATATCTACATTTGAAAGCCTTTGTATATAAAACTATTCTTCTTGATATGAAAGGCCAGATTGAGAAATGGGCCACCAATCTGGCGACCTCCTGGCAGGTCGCTCTCAGAGCGAGCAGGCAGTCACCTCAACAGTGGACCTCCAAGCGCTGTTTTAATTAGGGAGAAACCGCCAGACTCTTGAAATATCTTTCCCCAAATAGAGCAGGACCGCTGGGAGGCAGTCCAGAATGCCTGTCCGCCACATAACACCAACTGCAGCGTCCCGTGGGTGATTGGACAATGGCTGCCAAGTGCACCTCGCATTTCATTCATGCCACATGCATCATTATCTGATGAGGTTGCCTTGAGCATGTAATCCTGTTATCAATAGTCTGTGCACACTGCAGGGAAGCGGCCGGCGCAACCAATATTACCTGACAGATGGTAATGATGAGGGCGGGCAGCAGGAACACAGCCACGGTCATCCAGGTGACGTAGGCCTTCAGCCCCCATGGCTCGGTGAAGTGACCCCAGCACTCGAACTCACCCGGAGCCACTTCCGAGCGGGAGAAGATGAACACCTGAGAGATGTAACAAGAACCTGTGGTCACCACTCCCTCAGACCTGACACAAAGTAGTTTCCAGTCACCTGAACTGTAGTGACCTCATatagctaaaaataaaccacCAACACCTTGAGCTGGTCTGTTAAAGCCAGGGTGTGGACGCCTGATTAGGgcttatttttctatttcaacgtgtgtgtgtgtgtgtgttttgttcacCCCTCCCTACCTGCGGTATGCTGAGGACCAGAGCCAGAGCCCACGCCACTATCACAGGGGTGTTCCAGCGGGACATAGCCCCAACGCGGTAGGCCTGCAGCGGGCAGCAGATGGCATGGTGTCGGTCGACTGTCATGGCAACTATCATGTAGGAGGAAGCAAACATCCCCACAATCTGCAAATACTTGACGGACCGGCAGAGCAAGTCGGGCCCCTGAAACCTCTCTGTTATGTCCCATATCAGCTGGGGCAGAACCTGGacacaaacatttagaaaactaTCAGTTGCAGCTCGTTTTAAagcattgttgttgttgtttttttgtgttgtggtGCAGAAATGTAGAGGTGAAACACCGAAGGTCATCACAGGTGATACTGGGTGTTATCTCTGTTGCAAGGCTTATCCTTCTGCACCACAGACTCCTATTCTTATCCAGACGCACATCAGTAAATCACAATGTTACGGTGGATTACAGACCTCCATGATCACTTTAACTTCAAGAGTCTATTTTTATGCACCCGAAAACTGTTCCAGCTATTGACCTTAAACTCATGTTTGTAACTAAAGTTGACTTCTgactggaattaaaaaaaaaaaacccaacaacaataaaacactgaactacgcataaataaatcagcaaaacaGTGTCATTTTAATTGTTCAACTGTCAGATGTTTCATTTGAATCTCTGTGAATATTTCCATCTAATGCACAttaacaatcttaaaacgtacAACATACATTGCCTATCCTTTTTACTTTGAGTTCTAAACTTTTTTACATCCAGAAATGTGTTTGTCAGACAAATGTAAGTGGTATGTacttgtgaagtagaaggaaaaagtcAAGCTTCTTTTCCCAAAGTTGCCCTGTTTTTAGCCCCATCAGGTCCCCCAACTgaactgaagaaaagcatctccaTTTCAACCTAGGAGTGTGTGTGAAGGGGGTGTGTAGTGTTCaatcttctcttcttctctatATTCTGATTAGGTGACATCTGGAGGCTGTTGATTGTGCTGGATTTTATTGAGTGCATAGTATCATGAGGACTGAATAGGTTTATGTATTGCTTTTTAGCAGTttcttgtaaaaagaaaaaataattctaaatggaaaatttaaagaaacatcaCACGTACTACTTTGTATATCAGAAGAGATATCAGTAGAATATGCTGAAGAAGTTTATGAGTCTCATATGACAAAATATAACCTAGTAATACACTCTATCTGCTATTAATACATATTATTGTATTAAATTGACAATTGTATTGCATTATCAtgacaaacacataaaaatcttGCTGAGACATCACATTACAGATCTTATCAGCAAGAGTTCAAAGCTGCAGTGATGTCACAGTATTTGAAAAAGTGCAGTGGCTGAAAGTTGTCTGAATGCATCATTAACATTACAAATTGTCATGATGGCACAAATTGGTTCCATTTGGTTTATGCAAAATAAGACCTGTTATCAAAACAGACCTGGCACGCAAAAGAGCTGGCATGTTTACTCTGATTGTTTTTGGTTCGCTGCAAGATCTTCTTCTCTGAGTGAGCGGTctccaaaatgtgtttttcataatgacaaaaacatcagTGCACAAGCACAACCAGTATGTCTCTTCTACTTAGTTTTAAAGCTCTGTGGAAATATCTTGTCCGGATCTGAGACGCTAAATTGGCAAAACACATCAGTTGATGGTGATAGAGAGTTGGAAGAAGTTCATAGGTGATTCAGTATTTTATGCAAACATATGCAGAGCAAATAAGATCTGGATGAGGTTACTAAAGGAaaatattcttcattttttttctttacataattCTTCTTCTCAGGAACTCAAAACAAACCAGTTGTAATTTTGTAAACCAGCCAGGTGAACTGACAAGGATAAACCTGGAAGCCACACCGTGTGCTCCAACCTTTGATCTTTGATTCTGTTACAACACTGAGGAAGTTGACGATGAATCGCCGACAAATTTGCACATTACCCATTAACAAACTAACGATGTAAACATTGTTctatatatttaacaaaataatcacCAGTTATCtatgtttgcatttatttttgtttgtgtatttactGACCTACATACATACTTCCATACTATCATCACTACTAGCACCCATTACTCACTTACTTATACACCAAGTTATTTACCTAAATAacaatttatttagtttatattttcattaacgTTACTTTCTAACCTAACTACTTACATTCTTCCTAGCTTATTTACTCGCCTGATTGTGCACTCAATCACTTGCCTACTTGTATACTAACCTAATTACTTTCTATTGTACATATTTACTCAACTActgattttgtaattattaacctacttttttaatcacattttgtcTTACTTTTTTGTCCAAATATATGCTTAGTttcttgtttacttttttacttaACTACCCACCAGATTATATGGGATTTTTTATAGATTCAGTGACTTtgctatttctttcttttgctccctttcttttttcatcCTTAGCATTGCTAAAATTAACTATTTATTCGTGGTATTACACACTAGCCAAATTATTTACTTTCTTAGTTACTTAGTACTGAATTACTGATTACTTACTCACTTACTTACTGTATATGCCTAAATACTTACCTTCTTACCACTTAACTTATTATGTACTTATTTGCTTACAAGTCTAATTGTTTTCTACCTTAACTACTTGCTTTGTTTCCTATTTATCTGATTAGTTATTTAATTACTTACTTAGTGACTTATATATTTAACTACTTAATACATTGATTacttacattattttttattttttagttaccCATTAACCTACCTAAAATCACATTCTTACATATGTTTGCCTTCCTAATTACTCATTCATCTACTTCTTTGCTTACCTAAATAATTACTTCAACAACTTATTTACTTCAACAATTTCATAAAGAAcaattttctcacattttgatCTGCTGTCAATGCTTCAGTTAAACTAGACGAACTGACCTGAAAGAGCGCCACCACCAGGTCAGCCACACACAGGTTGACCATGAACAGGTGCATCGGTGCATTGTGCTTCCTCCTTCTCAAAAGCACCCACAACACGAAGCTGTTGCCCAGCGTGGTGAGAGCCAGCACCACCCCCAGAATGGCGATCTCGGCCCGGGCTAGGCCTTGGTCCCTCGCCCTGGGTTGAGGAACGGTGTGAGATGTGGCGTTGGAGCCGTTCTCTATTAAGATCCCAAAGAGGGACCCTCCACCGCGAGAAATGTTGAACGAGTTCAACTCGGTAACAAACGAGGAGATGTTGTTCCTTCCCTTGGCGCCCGGAGAGGAGAGACCTAACCCATCCCAGTCTGTTTCCACGCTGATCCTTTCCATTCCtaagaaaacaagcaaagtgttaatgtgtttattatttagaaaaacaatttccaGCTGAAGATAACAAGCAGAAGTTAAACTTGCACAAGCACCCAGAAGCCTGTGTACAAGCAGTCTTTTCACGACACAAGTATCATGTTAGGTAATTAAATTACTCATTATTAAATTATCCAAAtggaaactatttttatttgctggGTTCTGTTGGgtgctttattttctgttttccatatttatccAAACTCTTGGACCTTTTAAAACACGAGGATTCATAGAATGACCACagactgtttgtttttggaacaTCAGAAAAAGTTTCACATTATGCGCCACAAATAGATTTTCCTAACTAGTTTTATGAAGTTTTGACTGAAAGGTAGATGTTGTGCTGATCATGTTCCATTTCGGTGCTTTCTCTGGTTTTTTAATAACCCAACAACGTCTCCGCTTGTCCATCTTTCGaaactttcaattttttttctgacgcAAGTCTACTTcagcttattttctttttcaatcttTCTCAAGGTTGAATTGACAGTTTTTCCCTTTATCCCACCAGCCTACATTCATTCACCTCTGCTCTCAATCGCTCTCATCCCATGGTTACCCCAGCCCCCAGCATTCCTGTTTTCCCTTGTTTTTGTTCCCTTCTCTGCagacttttctctctctctctcatacattgtttcattcttttttcccttccatCATGTCGCACTGGCTCTTGATCGCAATAAactttttggtttatttttctttgcttctaaATAAATGCCAAAAGAGAATGGAAAGTTGAGAGGGTGAGATGATAATTTGAGAAACAGAGTCATGGGTAGCTCGGGGTGAGGGGTTCAAACTTGGTCAAATAAACTGGATGCAGGCTGAAGGATGTAAGGACAAATGAAGGGAATGGAAAAAAGagacataaaatctaaaaatacatttgttgtaGGACATAAAGCTGGGATTATGGAGGTTAGGGATGTGGCTATATGGTCTCAAAATCTGAAGATTTTGTCAtaaatgtttctaattattaaaaaaaaattacatcagacaAAGACAACCATCTCCTTGTCTTAGTTCATGAGGTGGACACTCTTTCTACTTTTAAGAAGAgcattaaaacttttctttttggtaaAACTTGGTGGACATTATTCAGAGCTATCTCTAAAGGTATGCTGCTCCAGACTTAGGCTGCTGGACAACAAACTGACCACTGTTCCTCACTCtgctactttcttcttcttctaatatCTTCCAATTGACATAATTTGCTGTTATTTACAACTTTACATTGTTTCTCAGTATTTTAGCTCCATAAAAGTGTTTAGTTTTGACTCTTTCCTGAAGGGGATCATCACTTCATATGATGTTGTGAATAACTAAACGTTCTTCTTACGCTTAACATTTTACTGTTCTTTAACATAAGAAGTactctatttcttttttgtgctctttcatctgaaacatgtatgtgacaaaaacaaggaaaagaaaaaaatctgtatgagagaaaaaactttttacatcACTGTGCGCATTGCAggcttttaaatgtaaatatgtgctCTAGTGCCCTGGTCTTGTAATATAGTTGAACTGCagatagatttgtttttcatcagtattCCAATCTCTTAATGGCTTCATATGTATTAGTGGGGGTATTGGGAATAAGTATGTAGTTTTTCCTGAAATTTTTTCCTTCCAAGTTGTTTCTGTAATCTCTCAAAATGAATCTTTGAGCCTTTAGTTGTTGAAACCTTTCATTGTAATTTGATAAGGAATTTTACTCGGGCACCTACGATATACCCGTGGTGCAGCTGtaccagtaaaatgtttatgatAACATTTAAGGTGGTGTTACCTCTCAGGATCTATGTCCTATGAATTATCACCAAGTGCCATCTGTTTGGTTTCCTCCTGGTTTAATAACTTCTGTGTCTTTCAGTACAAGTGTCATGATGAATGGATGCCACCCCTATAAATAGCCCTGAACCGACCAGTGATGATATTGAGCGATCAAATGTGACTAATACTCCATTATGAGGTTATTGTCACTGCTACACTGAGGCCTAATGACCAATTTGCAAATAATAACCCCTACAGTGACGGCCTTGTGAGATAACAGAGCTTATAATACCCCCGGCCTTATGTAATGGCTTTGCCTGAGGAATCTTTCAAGCGGGTCCAGCTAGTCCTCTGTATCCAACAGGAAGTTGGAGATGTGGAAAGAGGGAGAGATACTCTTTTGGTTCATAAGATTTCctacatgtgttttttttattattcaaataaaatattaaatccatccagaaatattgtttgaattCAGAGCTTCAGAATGCCTTcctgttacattttaattatattcCTCTGCACACAGCAAGGTCTTCCACTCCACCAAGGGATCTTCTGACCTTGTGTTGGTATGACTCATGTCCTTCTCTGTAATTACAGCATAATTTATGAGCTCATTAATAAAGGCTGCTGTGCTACTTCCAAACCAATAAATAAtcttattaaaaaacaactccTTGTGTCATCAGTTTCTCATGTGAAATCCCGTTTTTTTAGCTAATGTGCAAATGAAGTACATGGAGGTCATGGAAAATAATTAAGAGTATTGAAGGAAAATCAAATAAACTATATTAAGTTTAAGCAGAGCAATCTATTAACTTCATGCAGAGGTGTATGTCTGAAAATGTCTCTCTTCATTGTAAGCTCCTGCTGTTCTAAACCGTCAAAGGACATTGTGTTTTTAGCTAATTGCTTCAGCTTCATTTGCTTTGCTTGTGCTTCACAGACAGGCTGCTGTCTACTTGCTCAGTGAGCTACATAAACAGTAGAGCCAAAAACTTTTGCCACTCATATTTCCCATATTCAAAGAGGAAAGCTTGCAGCTGCATGGTGAGAGAACAACACGTCTCCAGAACCAGGCCGGACGCTGTTTAATGTATTCCAAGCACATTGCATCAATCCCCGTTTGTTCGACTGGCTTAATGTAAAACTCAAATTATCCCATCTCGCCACGCTGGATGGACTGTAAACACTGCTTTTAGGAGTTAGTCCACTACATTGCTTCCCCTCTTTACTCTAAAGCTCTCAGCCTGATTAATGACAGAGTTGGAAACCCCACACACCCCCAAAAGCCCTCCCTCCGCCTTCCCTCCCCACGGACAAGCTGATGTGCAACCATCCATTTACTGCTCTGCCTTATGCTGCCTTCCAGCATGAGGCCCAAACATACAAAGCCTCAGGCAGACAGATTGTTAAACGtgtatgaaaacattacaaGTCAGCCCCTTCGCGccttttcagtcttttttaaCACATGTTTTGGTGATTCTCTTAAATGACATCATGTGCTAGCTATGCCAagttaaaaaagcaataaaagttCAGGACCAGATGTcctaaagaaaagtttttaggTGAACATGGTTGACATGCTacaacataaatgtttaattgtaGAGACACATAAAGAGTGCTCTGAGATTATTCTTCTCTTTGCTAAGATGTATACAAAAGCCTTGCGATAAATAGCAATTGTCTTTATGCCTTGTTTGTCTTTATTACTTTGAAGAGGGGCTGAGAGAAATGGGCATCTGTGCCAGTTCATAGTCGTACTTCAGGCAAATAGAAGATCATGGATggaaaaatcctaaaccagggaTCATCAGTCGTTACAATCCAAAGTGTCAGTGTCTCGCTTCCTCCTGccaaataacatttctgtactGGAGG
The genomic region above belongs to Xiphophorus maculatus strain JP 163 A chromosome 1, X_maculatus-5.0-male, whole genome shotgun sequence and contains:
- the LOC102222176 gene encoding vasopressin V2 receptor, with product MERISVETDWDGLGLSSPGAKGRNNISSFVTELNSFNISRGGGSLFGILIENGSNATSHTVPQPRARDQGLARAEIAILGVVLALTTLGNSFVLWVLLRRRKHNAPMHLFMVNLCVADLVVALFQVLPQLIWDITERFQGPDLLCRSVKYLQIVGMFASSYMIVAMTVDRHHAICCPLQAYRVGAMSRWNTPVIVAWALALVLSIPQVFIFSRSEVAPGEFECWGHFTEPWGLKAYVTWMTVAVFLLPALIITICQIRIFREIHNNIYLKSERIMMAELKRSEILLRFQGLRKEDEREGERGRQATGREGGGRLLKDNDAHDCKVGEHYDYVPSVIQYSSCCGEHQTAATTLMQEQIQNGSDFRESCANSARCSLDYAPPPHQVTPVPSITKAMSKTVRMTLVIVLVYTVCWSPFFIVQLWAAWDPDPPDQGVAFTILMLLASLNSCTNPWIYTAFSSSVSRELQNLLQCRSRLGRRGSLPDDSTATHTSTTKDNLY